In the Gopherus flavomarginatus isolate rGopFla2 chromosome 6, rGopFla2.mat.asm, whole genome shotgun sequence genome, one interval contains:
- the SRGN gene encoding serglycin yields MQAKMQTRVRCNGRIFLAVCIIFFMGYTAQGVPVQKARFQRVRCRPDISSANCIEEKGPLFEISESGANRILPPKADPFLIKRFQEQPDIFSLYGEESGSGADDIPETESESGSGIDYNVEYPNLSSSGLVQKEEWKQELTNEDLVL; encoded by the exons atgcaagccaaaatgcAGACTCGTGTCAGATGTAATGGGAGGATTTTCCTGGCTGTTTGTATAATCTTCTTTATGGGATACACAGCACAAG GTGTTCCAGTGCAGAAAGCAAGATTCCAGAGGGTAAGATGCAGACCTGACATCTCGTCTGCTAACTGCATTGAAGAAAAAGGACCGTTGTTTGAAATTTCTGAAAGTGGAGCTAACAGAATCCTCCCTCCCAAGGCTGATCCATTTCT gataaagagatttcaGGAGCAAcctgatattttctctctttatgGTGAGGAATCTGGATCTGGGGCTGATGACATACCTGAAACAGAATCAGAATCTGGGTCAGGAATTGATTACAATGTTGAGTATCCTAACTTGTCATCTTCTGGCTTGGTGCAAAAAGAGGAGTGGAAGCAAGAACTAACAAATGAAGATTTAGTGCTGTAA